The following are encoded together in the Streptococcus oralis genome:
- a CDS encoding putative RNA methyltransferase yields the protein MNTNLKPKLQRFASATAFSCPICQENLALVESSLKCSNRHSFDLAKFGYVNLAPQIKQSANYDKENFQNRQQILEAGFYQAILEGISDLLTTNPSAKTVLDIGCGEGFYSRKLQECHSDKTFYAFDISKDSVQIAAKSEPNWAVNWFVGDLARLPIKDASMDILLDIFSPANYGEFRRVLSKDGILIKVIPTENHLKEIRQMVQDQLTKKDYSNQDIKEHFQEHFSIQSSQIASLTKPISAEQRQALLAMTPLLFHVDHTKIDWSQLTEITIEAEILVGKVR from the coding sequence ATGAATACAAACCTCAAACCCAAACTTCAGCGTTTTGCTTCTGCGACTGCCTTTTCCTGCCCTATCTGCCAAGAAAATCTGGCCTTGGTAGAGTCTAGCCTCAAGTGTAGCAACCGCCATTCTTTTGATCTGGCAAAATTCGGCTATGTCAACTTGGCTCCGCAAATCAAGCAATCTGCCAACTACGACAAGGAAAACTTCCAAAACCGCCAGCAAATTCTTGAAGCTGGTTTTTATCAGGCTATTTTAGAAGGTATCTCGGACTTACTAACAACTAATCCATCCGCAAAAACAGTCTTGGATATCGGTTGTGGCGAAGGTTTCTACTCTCGTAAACTCCAAGAATGTCACTCTGACAAAACCTTTTACGCCTTTGATATTTCAAAAGATTCCGTTCAAATCGCTGCCAAGAGCGAACCAAACTGGGCGGTCAACTGGTTTGTCGGCGACCTGGCTCGTCTTCCTATAAAAGACGCCAGCATGGATATCCTGCTTGATATCTTCTCGCCTGCCAACTATGGGGAATTCCGTCGCGTTTTATCCAAAGACGGTATTTTGATCAAGGTCATCCCAACTGAAAATCACCTCAAAGAAATCCGTCAAATGGTGCAGGACCAGCTGACAAAGAAGGATTATTCCAACCAAGATATCAAAGAACATTTCCAGGAACATTTCAGCATCCAATCTAGTCAGATTGCTTCCTTAACAAAACCTATCTCGGCTGAGCAACGCCAAGCCCTGCTTGCCATGACGCCCTTACTCTTTCACGTTGACCATACCAAGATTGACTGGAGCCAACTGACAGAGATTACCATTGAAGCAGAGATTCTAGTTGGGAAAGTACGGTAA
- a CDS encoding DUF6110 family protein, with protein sequence MLKEVLTVAKVAKKSSLFLGGVAFGTLGLKILASKEAKKGYSKALAKAYKLKDGLDASVSVVKQHGDDVLQDAKYLYEQEKKEEQLDSLIGE encoded by the coding sequence ATGTTAAAAGAAGTATTAACCGTTGCAAAAGTTGCGAAAAAATCATCACTCTTTTTGGGTGGTGTCGCATTTGGTACCCTTGGTTTGAAAATCTTGGCAAGTAAGGAAGCTAAAAAAGGTTATTCTAAAGCTTTGGCTAAGGCTTACAAGTTGAAAGACGGGCTAGATGCATCTGTTTCTGTTGTGAAACAACATGGAGACGATGTCTTGCAAGATGCCAAATATTTGTACGAGCAAGAGAAAAAAGAAGAGCAATTAGATAGCCTTATAGGAGAATAA
- a CDS encoding heavy metal translocating P-type ATPase: MSFKVLHRGYQHIRLSSSFSLTLDIQDYLRSLARDEKGIESIQFYMDQQHFTLRIKEGFSVLDNAEAFLKRIDKGKVSELMTLPIRREESAYSIVSGAAIKRVLFRSFVPYPIRYIWTCYQALGYIREAYQTLARKELTMEVLDCSAILLSLFMNQSKTASNIMFMLDLGNHLDQWSLKKTATDLEQSLLAKESDVFLVQGDTVVSIKSSDVQIGDVLVLSQGNEILFDGQVVSGLGMVNESSLTGESFPVEKRESDLVCANTVLETGELRIRVTDNQMNSRILQLIELMKKSEENKKTKQRYFIKMADKVVKYNFLGAGLTYLLTGSFSKAISFLLVDFSCALKISTPVAYLTAIKEGLNREMVIKDGDVLEKYLEVDTFLFDKTGTITTSYPIVEKVLPFGDYSEEDILRISACLEEHIYHPIANAIVKQAEIEGIEHEEMHGKLQYIASKGIKSHIDGQPVLIGNYVLMQDEQIHISSEQNALIEEYKSHYNLLFLAYQNELIGMFCIHTPLRKEAKAALEKLKAQGKKLILATGDTLVRTEELVKDLPFDQVYTDLKPDGKFELVEELQKAGHTILMVGDGLNDSAALTLSDIGVVMNESADISKQMSDILLLDNRLDFFQELDWLSSSLQTLIKKNIQDTVVVNSSLIGFGLFNWLSPSNLSILHNLTTLRIVLRSLSIKG; encoded by the coding sequence ATGTCTTTTAAAGTGCTACATAGAGGATACCAACATATCCGACTATCATCTTCTTTTTCACTCACCTTGGATATTCAAGACTATCTTCGTTCCTTGGCGAGAGATGAAAAGGGGATTGAGTCTATCCAGTTTTACATGGATCAACAGCACTTTACTCTACGCATAAAAGAAGGCTTTTCTGTATTAGATAATGCAGAAGCCTTTTTAAAAAGAATTGATAAAGGGAAAGTTTCTGAGTTGATGACTCTTCCCATTCGTAGAGAAGAGAGTGCTTATTCTATTGTTTCAGGTGCAGCGATTAAGCGTGTACTTTTTCGTAGTTTTGTGCCGTATCCTATTCGCTATATATGGACTTGTTATCAGGCTTTGGGTTATATTAGAGAAGCCTATCAAACACTAGCGCGTAAGGAACTAACGATGGAAGTCTTGGACTGTTCGGCGATTTTATTGTCCTTGTTTATGAACCAATCCAAGACAGCTAGCAATATCATGTTTATGCTTGATTTGGGGAATCATTTAGATCAGTGGTCTTTGAAAAAAACTGCAACAGATTTAGAACAAAGCCTTCTTGCAAAAGAGAGCGACGTATTCTTAGTACAGGGCGATACGGTTGTTAGTATCAAGAGTTCCGATGTTCAAATAGGAGATGTCTTGGTCCTATCTCAAGGAAATGAAATTCTGTTTGATGGACAAGTAGTTTCAGGTTTAGGTATGGTCAACGAAAGTTCCTTGACGGGAGAGAGTTTTCCAGTTGAAAAAAGAGAGTCTGATTTGGTTTGTGCAAATACAGTATTAGAAACTGGAGAGTTACGCATTCGTGTAACCGATAATCAGATGAACAGCCGGATTTTACAACTGATTGAGTTAATGAAGAAATCTGAAGAAAACAAGAAAACGAAACAACGCTATTTCATCAAGATGGCGGATAAGGTCGTCAAATATAATTTCTTGGGGGCTGGGCTAACTTACCTATTAACAGGTTCTTTTTCTAAGGCTATTTCTTTCCTATTAGTCGATTTCTCCTGCGCTTTGAAAATCTCTACTCCTGTAGCTTATTTGACAGCTATCAAGGAGGGGTTGAACCGTGAAATGGTGATTAAGGATGGGGATGTTCTGGAGAAATATCTGGAAGTTGATACTTTCTTGTTTGATAAGACGGGAACAATCACAACTAGTTATCCTATAGTTGAAAAGGTGTTACCTTTTGGGGACTATAGTGAGGAAGATATTCTCAGAATCAGTGCCTGTCTTGAGGAACACATTTATCATCCTATTGCTAATGCCATCGTCAAGCAAGCTGAGATAGAGGGAATTGAACATGAGGAAATGCATGGGAAACTCCAATATATTGCAAGCAAGGGGATCAAATCTCATATAGATGGCCAACCAGTTCTTATTGGGAATTATGTCTTGATGCAGGATGAGCAGATTCATATCAGTTCAGAACAAAATGCTTTAATTGAAGAGTACAAGAGTCACTACAATCTCTTATTCTTGGCTTATCAGAATGAATTGATTGGAATGTTCTGCATTCATACTCCTTTGAGAAAAGAAGCAAAAGCAGCCTTGGAGAAACTTAAGGCACAAGGGAAAAAATTGATTCTGGCAACAGGGGACACCTTGGTTAGGACAGAGGAATTAGTCAAAGATTTGCCCTTTGATCAGGTCTATACAGACTTGAAACCTGATGGGAAATTTGAGTTAGTAGAGGAACTGCAGAAAGCAGGTCACACGATTTTGATGGTTGGAGATGGATTGAATGACTCAGCGGCTCTAACCCTATCAGATATCGGTGTGGTGATGAATGAGAGTGCAGATATTTCTAAGCAGATGAGCGATATCTTATTGTTAGATAATCGTTTGGATTTCTTCCAAGAGTTGGATTGGCTATCATCATCTTTGCAAACACTCATCAAGAAGAATATTCAAGATACCGTTGTCGTAAATAGTAGTTTGATTGGCTTTGGCTTGTTTAATTGGCTCAGTCCTTCAAACCTCTCTATCCTACATAATCTAACAACCTTACGCATAGTCCTGCGTAGCCTGTCTATTAAGGGATAG
- the tyrS gene encoding tyrosine--tRNA ligase, translating into MHIFDELKERGLIFQTTDEEALRKALEEGQVSYYTGYDPTADSLHLGHLVAILTSRRLQLAGHKPYALVGGATGLIGDPSFKDAERSLQTKDTVEGWVKSIQGQLSRFLDFENGENKAVMVNNYDWFGSISFIDFLRDVGKYFTVNYMMSKESVKKRIETGISYTEFAYQIMQGYDFYVLNQEHNVTLQIGGSDQWGNMTAGTELLRRKADKTGHVITVPLITDATGKKFGKSEGNAVWLNPEKTSPYEMYQFWMNVMDADAVRFLKIFTFLSLDEIEDIRKQFEAAPHERLAQKVLAREVVTLVHGEEAYKEALNITEQLFAGNIKNLSVKELKQGLRGVPNYQVKADENHNIVELLVSSGVVNSKRQAREDVQNGAIYVNGDRIQDLDYVLSDADKLENELTVIRRGKKKYFVLTY; encoded by the coding sequence ATGCACATTTTTGATGAGCTAAAAGAGCGTGGTTTGATTTTTCAAACGACTGACGAAGAAGCTTTGCGTAAAGCCCTAGAAGAAGGTCAAGTTTCTTATTATACTGGCTACGATCCAACTGCTGACAGCCTTCACCTCGGCCACCTTGTCGCAATCTTGACAAGTCGTCGTTTGCAATTAGCAGGTCACAAACCTTATGCGCTCGTTGGCGGTGCTACAGGTCTCATCGGAGATCCGTCCTTCAAAGATGCTGAGCGTAGTCTCCAAACAAAAGACACAGTAGAGGGCTGGGTCAAGTCTATCCAAGGACAACTTTCTCGTTTTCTTGACTTTGAAAATGGGGAAAATAAAGCTGTCATGGTCAACAACTACGACTGGTTTGGCAGCATCAGCTTCATTGACTTCCTCCGTGATGTCGGAAAATACTTCACTGTCAACTATATGATGAGTAAGGAATCTGTTAAAAAACGGATCGAAACAGGGATTTCTTACACTGAGTTCGCTTACCAAATCATGCAAGGATATGACTTCTACGTCCTTAACCAAGAGCACAACGTAACACTACAAATCGGTGGTTCTGACCAGTGGGGAAATATGACAGCTGGTACCGAATTGCTTCGTCGTAAGGCTGACAAGACTGGTCATGTTATAACTGTTCCATTGATTACAGATGCGACTGGTAAGAAATTTGGTAAATCTGAAGGAAATGCAGTCTGGCTTAACCCTGAAAAGACTTCTCCATACGAAATGTACCAGTTCTGGATGAACGTGATGGATGCTGACGCTGTTCGCTTCTTGAAGATCTTTACCTTCTTGTCACTGGATGAAATTGAAGACATCCGAAAACAATTTGAAGCGGCGCCACACGAACGCTTGGCTCAGAAAGTCTTGGCTCGTGAAGTTGTGACTCTTGTTCACGGCGAAGAAGCCTACAAGGAAGCCCTCAACATCACCGAGCAACTCTTTGCTGGAAACATCAAAAACCTTTCTGTCAAAGAACTCAAACAAGGACTTCGTGGAGTGCCAAACTACCAAGTAAAAGCAGACGAAAACCACAATATCGTGGAACTCCTCGTGTCATCTGGTGTGGTGAATTCAAAACGCCAAGCCCGTGAAGACGTCCAAAACGGAGCTATCTACGTCAACGGCGACCGTATCCAAGACCTTGACTATGTCTTGAGTGACGCAGATAAGTTAGAAAACGAACTCACTGTTATCCGCCGCGGGAAGAAGAAATACTTTGTGTTGACTTACTAA
- the pbp1b gene encoding penicillin-binding protein PBP1B produces the protein MKERINELKTKMLHFFQQLMQRIAKWKKRLAEKLANKKTSKKGAPSDKVRRAGSIFAKVLSGFKIVFNTLFILGFIGGLFGAGVAMGYGVALFDKAQVPQAEELVKQVKDIASISEITYSDGSTIASIEGDLLRTSVASDAISDNLKKAIVATEDEHFNEHKGVVPKAVIRATLGTFVGLGSSSGGSTLTQQVIKQQVVGDAPTLARKAKEIIDALALERAMGKDEILTTYLNIAPFGRNHKGQNIAGAQQAAEGIFGVNASDLTVPQAAFIAGLPQSPISYSPYESDGSMKSDEDMALGIKRAKDVLYNMYRTGALSQEDYDKYKDYDFKKDFLPSGSVSGTSRDYLYYATLAEATDRMYDYLVQRDNVSAQELKNESIHKSYRDLAAKEIENGGYKITTTINKNVHAAMQNAVATYGYLLDDSTGQPEVGNVLMDNQTGAILGFVGGRNYQENQNNHAIDTKRSPASTTKPILAYGIAIDQGLMGSASILSNYPTNFSNGNPIMYVNSPGTGMMTLGEALNYSWNIPAYWTYRTLREKGVDVKGYMEKMGYEIPEYGIESLPMGGGIDVTVAQHTNGYQTLANNGVYHKKHMIAKIESTDGRLVYEHKDEPVQVYSKATATIMQSLLRDVISSRITSSFQTDLTTINPSLASADWIGKTGTTNEDENMWLMLSTPRLTLGGWLGHDDNRPLAKGAGHYRNANYMAHLVNAIQQAEPGIWGNERFNLDPSVTKSQVLRSTGQKPGKVSINGKEIEVSGSTVTSYWATKEGAPVTTYRFAIGGSDADYLNAWKNILGSIPAVTPPSSSSSSSSGSSSSSGNTQSGSSGRSRLFNR, from the coding sequence ATGAAAGAAAGAATTAATGAATTAAAAACAAAAATGCTGCATTTTTTCCAGCAGCTAATGCAACGAATTGCAAAATGGAAGAAAAGACTAGCAGAAAAACTAGCTAATAAGAAAACCAGTAAAAAGGGGGCCCCTTCTGATAAAGTTAGAAGGGCTGGGTCTATTTTTGCTAAGGTTTTGAGTGGGTTTAAAATAGTCTTTAACACTCTCTTTATCCTAGGTTTTATCGGTGGACTGTTTGGCGCTGGTGTGGCTATGGGTTATGGAGTCGCTCTATTTGACAAGGCCCAGGTGCCTCAAGCAGAAGAGTTGGTCAAGCAAGTGAAGGATATTGCCTCCATCTCAGAAATCACTTATTCTGACGGCAGTACCATTGCCTCGATCGAGGGCGATTTGTTGCGCACTTCAGTCGCTTCAGATGCTATCTCAGATAACCTTAAGAAAGCCATTGTTGCGACAGAGGACGAGCATTTCAATGAGCACAAGGGAGTTGTGCCTAAGGCCGTTATTCGTGCGACCTTGGGAACCTTTGTCGGTCTAGGCTCGTCTAGTGGTGGTTCGACCTTGACGCAGCAGGTCATCAAGCAGCAAGTGGTGGGGGATGCTCCAACTCTGGCTCGTAAGGCTAAAGAGATTATTGATGCTCTAGCTTTAGAACGGGCCATGGGTAAGGATGAGATTTTAACAACCTACCTTAACATAGCTCCTTTTGGTCGCAATCATAAAGGTCAAAATATTGCAGGTGCCCAGCAGGCTGCGGAAGGAATCTTTGGGGTCAATGCTTCGGATTTAACGGTCCCTCAAGCTGCCTTTATCGCAGGGTTGCCACAGAGTCCAATCAGTTATTCTCCTTATGAATCTGATGGTAGCATGAAGAGTGATGAGGACATGGCTTTGGGAATTAAGCGTGCCAAGGATGTCCTCTACAACATGTACCGAACAGGGGCTCTAAGTCAGGAAGACTACGATAAGTACAAAGATTATGACTTTAAGAAAGACTTCCTACCATCAGGTAGTGTTAGTGGTACTTCGCGTGACTATCTCTACTATGCAACCTTGGCAGAAGCTACGGACCGCATGTACGACTACCTCGTCCAACGAGATAATGTTTCTGCGCAAGAATTAAAGAATGAGTCCATTCATAAATCCTATCGTGATCTAGCCGCTAAGGAAATTGAAAATGGTGGATATAAAATTACGACAACTATCAATAAAAACGTTCATGCCGCGATGCAAAATGCGGTTGCGACCTACGGCTATCTGCTAGATGATTCGACAGGCCAGCCTGAGGTGGGGAATGTCCTCATGGACAACCAAACGGGAGCTATCCTAGGATTTGTTGGTGGTCGTAATTATCAAGAAAATCAGAACAATCACGCTATCGATACCAAGCGTTCTCCAGCTTCAACCACAAAACCTATATTGGCCTATGGTATCGCTATTGACCAAGGTTTGATGGGAAGTGCAAGTATCCTATCAAACTATCCTACCAACTTCTCAAACGGGAATCCCATCATGTATGTCAATAGTCCTGGTACGGGCATGATGACATTGGGAGAAGCCCTTAACTACTCATGGAATATCCCAGCCTACTGGACGTATCGTACGCTTCGAGAGAAGGGGGTTGATGTCAAAGGCTATATGGAAAAAATGGGTTACGAAATCCCAGAATATGGGATTGAAAGTTTACCGATGGGTGGGGGGATTGACGTTACAGTTGCCCAGCATACCAACGGGTATCAAACTCTGGCCAACAATGGAGTTTACCATAAGAAACATATGATCGCTAAGATCGAGTCAACGGATGGCCGATTGGTATACGAGCACAAGGATGAGCCTGTCCAAGTTTATTCAAAAGCGACAGCAACCATTATGCAAAGTCTCCTTCGGGATGTTATCTCATCTCGGATTACCTCAAGTTTCCAGACGGATTTGACGACTATCAATCCATCCCTAGCTAGTGCTGACTGGATCGGAAAAACTGGTACGACCAATGAAGATGAAAATATGTGGCTCATGCTTTCTACACCTCGCTTGACTTTGGGTGGCTGGTTAGGTCACGATGATAACCGACCACTAGCCAAAGGAGCAGGCCACTACCGCAATGCCAACTATATGGCCCACTTGGTCAATGCTATCCAACAAGCTGAACCTGGAATATGGGGAAATGAGCGCTTTAATCTGGATCCAAGTGTGACCAAGTCACAAGTTCTCCGTTCTACAGGGCAAAAACCAGGCAAGGTTTCCATCAATGGGAAAGAAATAGAAGTTTCTGGATCAACAGTAACGAGCTACTGGGCGACTAAAGAAGGCGCCCCAGTGACCACCTATCGCTTTGCTATTGGAGGAAGCGATGCAGATTATCTGAACGCATGGAAGAATATTCTAGGAAGCATTCCAGCAGTGACTCCTCCAAGCTCAAGTTCAAGCAGTAGCTCTGGAAGTTCAAGTTCGAGTGGGAATACTCAAAGTGGTTCTTCAGGACGTTCACGTCTATTTAATCGTTAA
- a CDS encoding DMT family transporter, producing the protein MNHYQKKIVKGTLYSLLSGLIWGICGILGEYFFTHYPVSSGWITSMRLLVAGSLVLGLSAFQLRTQLLDIWRDKKNYLPFLAYAILGIFSVQFFFYLCVEYSNATTATILQFISPVFILFYNRIIYQKKASITAVFYVLIAMLGVFLMATKGDLSQLSMTPLALVTGLLSAVGVMFNVILPQRFARRYGFIPTVGWGMILAGLFSNFLYPIYRISFQVDLVSVLICLTIAVFGTAFAFFLSMKAVSLVSPLVVSVVSASEPLSSALLSVLFLGLVMDGFLALAMVLIIVPMIFLSVEEAKQAQ; encoded by the coding sequence ATGAATCATTATCAGAAAAAGATTGTTAAGGGAACACTATACTCGCTACTCTCAGGCCTAATCTGGGGGATCTGTGGGATTTTAGGAGAGTATTTTTTCACTCATTATCCAGTGTCTTCTGGATGGATTACTTCTATGCGTTTACTAGTGGCGGGGAGTTTGGTTTTAGGCTTATCAGCCTTTCAGTTGCGCACTCAATTATTGGACATCTGGCGTGATAAGAAAAATTATCTACCTTTTTTAGCCTATGCTATTCTAGGTATTTTTTCTGTGCAGTTTTTCTTTTATCTCTGCGTTGAGTATTCCAATGCGACGACGGCGACCATTTTGCAATTTATCAGCCCAGTTTTTATCCTGTTTTACAATCGAATCATTTACCAGAAGAAAGCTTCGATTACAGCTGTTTTCTATGTTTTGATTGCCATGCTAGGTGTTTTTTTGATGGCTACAAAAGGAGATTTGTCCCAATTATCCATGACTCCTTTGGCTCTAGTGACAGGTTTGCTCAGTGCAGTAGGGGTCATGTTTAATGTTATCCTTCCCCAACGCTTTGCACGGCGCTACGGTTTCATTCCAACTGTTGGTTGGGGGATGATTCTGGCAGGGCTATTTAGTAATTTTCTTTACCCTATTTATCGGATAAGTTTTCAAGTGGATCTGGTAAGTGTGCTGATTTGTCTGACGATTGCCGTGTTTGGTACTGCTTTTGCCTTCTTTCTATCTATGAAGGCCGTGTCACTCGTTTCTCCGCTGGTTGTATCGGTGGTGAGTGCTAGCGAACCGCTCTCTTCAGCTTTATTAAGTGTTCTTTTTTTGGGATTGGTCATGGATGGTTTTTTGGCCTTAGCTATGGTGTTGATTATCGTTCCGATGATTTTCTTATCTGTAGAAGAAGCCAAACAAGCCCAGTAA
- the dapD gene encoding 2,3,4,5-tetrahydropyridine-2,6-dicarboxylate N-acetyltransferase has translation MTATKMNAQEIIQFIANAEKKTSVKVTFEGQLASAVPSSVVKLGNVLFGDWKDVAPLLEGLVENQDYVVEQDARNSAVPLLDKRAINARIEPGAIIRDQVEIGDNAVIMMGAVVNIGAEIGAGTMIDMGAILGGRAIVGKNSHVGAGAVLAGVIEPASADPVRVGDNVLIGANAVVIEGVQIGSGSVVAAGAIVTQDVPENVVVAGVPARIIKEIDSQTQQKTALEDALRTL, from the coding sequence ATGACTGCTACAAAAATGAACGCTCAAGAAATTATCCAATTTATCGCCAATGCTGAAAAGAAAACCAGTGTCAAAGTAACCTTTGAGGGGCAACTCGCATCTGCTGTGCCTAGCTCTGTTGTCAAACTAGGAAATGTTTTATTCGGAGACTGGAAGGATGTCGCTCCGCTTCTTGAAGGTTTAGTAGAAAATCAAGATTACGTTGTCGAGCAAGATGCTCGTAATTCTGCAGTTCCTTTGCTAGACAAACGTGCTATCAATGCTCGTATCGAGCCAGGTGCTATTATCCGTGACCAGGTTGAAATTGGTGACAATGCTGTTATCATGATGGGAGCTGTTGTCAATATCGGTGCTGAAATTGGTGCTGGAACCATGATTGACATGGGTGCTATCCTTGGTGGTCGTGCCATCGTTGGGAAGAACAGCCACGTTGGTGCAGGTGCAGTTTTGGCAGGTGTGATTGAGCCAGCTAGTGCCGATCCAGTCCGTGTCGGAGACAATGTTCTCATCGGAGCCAATGCAGTGGTTATCGAAGGTGTCCAAATCGGTAGTGGTTCAGTTGTCGCTGCAGGAGCTATTGTGACTCAAGATGTCCCAGAAAATGTAGTGGTAGCAGGCGTTCCGGCTCGTATTATCAAAGAAATCGACAGCCAAACCCAACAAAAAACAGCGCTTGAGGATGCGCTTCGTACCTTGTAA
- a CDS encoding N-acetyldiaminopimelate deacetylase — MLDLIQTRRDLHQIPEIGLEEFKTQAYLLDVIEKLTTGKDFVQIRTWRTGILVYLQGSQPERTIGWRTDIDGLPIVEQTGLPFASQHQGRMHACGHDFHMTIALGCLERALEEQPKNNLLFLFQPAEENEAGGMLMYEDGAFGDWLPDQFYGLHVRPDLKVGQIATNTHTLFAGTCEVKIRFKGKGGHAAFPHEANDALVAASYFVTQVQSVVSRNVNPIEGAVVTFGVFQAGTTNNVITDTAFLHGTIRALTQDMSLLVQKRVKTVAEGVAAAFDMEVEVELKQGGYLPVENNPALARELMDFFEEKDGIELIDIEPAMTGEDFGYLLSKVDGVMFWLGIDSPYALHHPQMSPKEEALAIGVDAVSSFLKKKVAE; from the coding sequence ATGTTAGATTTGATTCAGACTAGACGAGATTTACACCAGATTCCAGAGATTGGCTTGGAAGAGTTCAAGACTCAGGCTTATCTGTTGGATGTGATTGAAAAATTGACTACGGGCAAGGATTTTGTTCAAATTCGAACTTGGCGGACAGGAATTTTGGTCTACCTGCAGGGAAGTCAGCCGGAGCGAACCATTGGTTGGCGAACAGACATTGATGGTCTGCCTATTGTCGAACAAACAGGACTGCCTTTCGCCTCTCAACACCAAGGCCGCATGCATGCTTGTGGCCATGATTTTCATATGACCATTGCCTTAGGATGTCTCGAACGCGCCCTGGAGGAACAACCCAAGAATAATTTGCTCTTCCTATTTCAGCCTGCTGAAGAAAATGAGGCTGGTGGGATGCTCATGTATGAGGATGGTGCTTTTGGGGACTGGCTGCCAGACCAGTTTTATGGTCTCCATGTTCGTCCGGATCTGAAGGTTGGACAGATTGCGACCAACACCCATACGCTCTTTGCAGGGACTTGTGAGGTGAAGATTCGTTTCAAAGGAAAAGGAGGACACGCAGCCTTTCCACATGAAGCCAATGACGCCTTAGTGGCCGCTAGTTACTTTGTGACCCAGGTACAGTCAGTTGTCAGCCGCAATGTCAATCCAATCGAAGGAGCAGTGGTAACCTTTGGAGTGTTCCAAGCTGGAACAACCAACAATGTCATTACAGACACAGCCTTTTTACATGGTACCATTCGCGCCTTGACTCAGGACATGAGCCTCTTGGTGCAAAAAAGAGTCAAGACAGTCGCAGAAGGGGTTGCAGCAGCCTTTGATATGGAAGTCGAAGTAGAACTCAAGCAAGGAGGCTACCTACCTGTGGAGAACAATCCAGCCTTGGCGCGTGAACTGATGGACTTTTTTGAAGAGAAAGACGGAATCGAGTTGATTGATATTGAGCCAGCTATGACTGGTGAGGACTTTGGTTATCTCCTTTCGAAGGTAGATGGCGTTATGTTCTGGCTAGGTATCGATAGTCCCTACGCCCTTCATCACCCTCAGATGAGTCCTAAGGAAGAAGCCTTAGCCATTGGGGTAGATGCGGTTTCTAGTTTCCTGAAAAAGAAGGTGGCAGAGTAG
- a CDS encoding 5-formyltetrahydrofolate cyclo-ligase, which translates to MKVELRKKIFQEMKTLSQEQKQAMDQVLTERFLQHPFYQEAKTIATYLSFPHEFQTQELIEQALKDGKKVLIPKTYPKGRMEFVVYNPQQLAKTSFGLLEPQGDLEVVEPSQIDLIHVPGLAFTTEGYRIGYGGGYYDRYLEHFAGHTMSTIYPCQVQEFNSEDHDIAVQEVLIDERNL; encoded by the coding sequence ATGAAAGTAGAACTACGCAAGAAAATTTTTCAAGAAATGAAGACTTTATCTCAGGAACAAAAACAGGCTATGGACCAAGTTTTAACTGAGCGTTTCTTACAACATCCCTTTTACCAAGAAGCCAAGACCATCGCAACCTATCTCTCCTTCCCTCATGAATTTCAAACGCAGGAACTGATTGAGCAGGCGCTGAAGGACGGCAAGAAGGTTTTGATACCCAAAACCTATCCCAAGGGGCGCATGGAGTTTGTGGTCTATAATCCGCAGCAGTTGGCAAAAACTTCCTTTGGTTTACTGGAACCGCAAGGAGACTTGGAAGTGGTGGAACCGTCTCAGATTGATTTAATTCATGTTCCGGGTTTGGCTTTTACAACAGAGGGCTATCGGATCGGATATGGTGGAGGATATTATGACCGCTATCTGGAACATTTTGCTGGGCATACCATGAGTACAATCTATCCTTGTCAAGTTCAGGAGTTTAACTCGGAAGACCATGATATTGCCGTCCAGGAGGTGCTAATAGATGAAAGAAATCTTTGA